A genomic stretch from Hemicordylus capensis ecotype Gifberg chromosome 1, rHemCap1.1.pri, whole genome shotgun sequence includes:
- the TAAR2 gene encoding trace amine-associated receptor 2, which yields MAFLNFSKDIVDCSEFGNGSCHDSPRSASIRGVMYTSMTGVIILTVLGNLAIILSISYFKQLHSPTNFLILSMAVTDFLLGFLIMPYSMIRSVENCWYFGITFCKIHYSFDLMFCLVSIFHLCSIAVDRFYAICYPLHYSCKMTVPVIRQLIAICWSVPAVFAFGVVFSEAYASGIEGYEILVACSSSCPVMFNKMWGTILFSFGFLTPSCVMIGIYAKIFEVSKKHLNVIKNKPESSHDNKPNQLSKSKDRKAAKTLSIVMGGFLFCWFPCFFTILIDPFIGFSTPAVLFDTLTWFGYFNSTCNPLIYGFFYPWFQKALRFILLGKIFHQHFYTANLFPENQ from the coding sequence ATGGCTTTTCTTAATTTCTCCAAGGATATCGTTGATTGCTCTGAATTTGGAAATGGCTCCTGCCATGACAGTCCCAGGTCAGCAAGTATACGCGGAGTCATGTACACATCCATGACTGGAGTCATCATCCTCACAGTCTTGGGGAACTTGGCAATCATCCTTTCAATCTCCTATTTCAAACAGCTGCACTCCCCAACTAACTTTCTCATCCTCTCCATGGCAGTTACTGACTTTCTCCTTGGCTTCTTGATTATGCCCTATAGCATGATCAGATCTGTGGAGAACTGCTGGTACTTCGGGATCACCTTTTGCAAAATCCACTACAGCTTTGACCTGATGTTCTGCTTGGTTTCCATCTTCCACCTTTGCTCCATTGCTGTTGATCGTTTTTATGCCATCTGTTATCCTCTGCATTATTCGTGCAAAATGACTGTTCCTGTGATTAGGCAACTGATAGCCATTTGTTGGTCAGTGCCAGCTGTCTTTGCTTTTGGGGTGGTTTTCTCTGAAGCGTATGCTTCTGGCATTGAAGGCTATGAGATTTTAGTGGCCTGTTCTAGTTCCTGTCCAGTTATGTTTAATAAAATGTGGGGAACGATTCTCTTCTCCTTTGGCTTCTTGACTCCTAGCTGTGTGATGATAGGCATTTACGCAAAGATTTTTGAAGTGTCCAAAAAGCATCTGAATGTtataaaaaacaaaccagaaagtTCCCACGATAACAAGCCAAACCAGCTTTCCAAGAGTAAAGACAGGAAAGCTGCTAAGACCTTGAGTATAGTGATGGGAGGGTTCCTCTTTTGTTGGTTTCCATGTTTCTTTACCATTTTAATTGATCCATTTATAGGTTTCTCAACGCCTGCAGTATTATTTGACACTTTAACATGGTTTGGCTACTTTAACTCCACCTGTAACCCATTAATTTATGGCTTTTTCTACCCATGGTTTCAAAAAGCACTTAGATTCATTCTCTTAGGAAAGATTTTCCAccaacatttctatactgctaaCCTGTTTCCTGAAAACCAATAA